From the genome of Molothrus aeneus isolate 106 chromosome 12, BPBGC_Maene_1.0, whole genome shotgun sequence:
actcaaTAATGTGTCAGAAATGTTACAGTTTTCTTTCCAGGTTTTTCCAGGGTTTgcaaagtttctttttaaagatggatgcagcttttccttcttttgttttcattttttccttcttttgttttcatgtttccacttattttgttttgcttctatCCTGTGTAGTTCTCTTTCCATATTTCCTGTTAAAGCAAGTGTGATGTGATTGTTTTTGTTTAACAATTTGATCTGGAACAGATTATGGCATTGCCAACATTTCCTGTTTGGTGTGCAATAGAAATCTATCCATGCACTCACATTGATGAGATTGTGGAAATATTTGCTTGGGAATGCCAGCTCCATGACTGGCATAGGAAGCACAGCACATGCTTCAGGAATACTTTAAAGCAGTATTTTCAACTTTGAAGCCAGTGGATTCACAGAGGGAGAAGGATGGGAGAGGAACTAGTTCAGGTTGTTggtggttttgttctgttttccattttgcagTGGTTGGGAGCACAGTAGTGGTATTGCCTCAGTGTGTTCCCTGTTTCAGAAGATGGACACATGGGGTGTGCTCTGGCTCCCTCTGACATTATAGGGCAGATCCAGTCCCTGTGGTTTTCCCACCTGCTGTCTGGTGTCTCAGGTGATGTGAaaggctgcagggccaggccacAAGTACAGGGACACTGCAGCCCAATGGCcccagaaaaggggaaaatggatCTGCCCTGGATCCCCCACCCAAAGCATCATCTGCCCACTTATGTTCTGCCTTCTTTCCCCTGCGTTGTATTGGTTTTCTATGGTACACAGAAACAATACAAGAATCATTTCTGTGTTCTTGCAGATCATTAAAATATGTGCCATCAGTTCTTATAAACATGGGCCTtgggatctgctgctgcttATCTGTGTGCAGTAGGAACCAGGCCCACACTGAGGATTTTGGTGTTTATTCTCTCAGTATCTGAAGAGCCTTCTATTTGTTGAAAGCCTTTTTGTCTTGTTTGAAAAAAATGGTCAAGAGTTTGCCCTGTGTTCTTGGGGAGGATGTGTCTAAACACAAAATGAATTCATCCATTTGGATTTTACCAAAGACTTTGAGTGGctttaaagtatattttaaatgtttatttaaaatccagagtcaaataatttttaacaaaCTGTCTCAAGATAGAAGAAACTGACTTTTTGGAGTAACTGTATTGTTTATTTGTTGTATTGCAGTAGCACCTAGAGATCCCTACTGTGCTAAATGCAGAACAAACACAGAACAGAGctggtccctgcccatgggagctCACAGCCTTCAGTCTGGGGTCAGCCAGGAGCTCCGGGGCTCTCTTGGGGCAGTGAGTCAAACCCACAGCTTGACCTCCCCATCACCCCCAACAGAGAACAGATCATGTAGGAGGCAAGTTTCAGAGAGCTGAACAACCTGCCCTTTCCTGCTGTACATTTCTCCAACTGATTTTTCCCAAGCTGTAGTTAGCAGGCCTGTGGCTGAGCTGTGTGGGCTCCCTGAGatcactgctgctcctcagagagCCATGCTTTCCTTGTTCCCAGTGTCCTCAGGCAGATAGAGGTGTTTGGATAAAAGGAAGCCTTTTCAGTGGTTTatcatttatattattttttaaaaagttttcctttttgccTTCTAAATTTTCATTCTCATTCAGTACCTTTCTATGGTTGCTGCCAtagaggggaagggggaaggatATACCAAAAAGCAAACCTGACATCACACATGCACACTGTCAATCATCAAAGTATCAAAAACAAAGCTTGCAACAGCACAAACTTGTATAaatgtggaaaggaaaaaaaaggacactGACTAAGCACATCAGGCCATCTTGTCCCTTTTGGCAGCTTTAAGATAGGGTGGAAGAAACTCACCCATTTTTTGAGCTTGTCTCCATGGGTCACCATCCcatctttttccattttctcttctaACACTCAGATATAGCTGGGGGTTTGTCCATTCTGATTTACAGCCTTAGAGTCCCAGGGAGGGATAAACAAGGAATCCTTCATGTTCATTCATGCTAGAACGAGTCAGGGGGTCTTAGGGGCAAAATAAGCCACAGGGTAATCGTCTGTTCCCTCCTCTACTTTAACTCAATGGCAAGGTGTGAAGATGATGATATTCAGCAAATGAACAGAAAGGGGCAACTTGTGTGTGTTGGATTGGGGCAGATCCCATCTGctgtctgtccctcctgtgtGTAAAAGAGCAGGGGAAGAGCCATTGTGCCTCATCTCAGGGGGTGAAAGGGATGGGGTGTGAGAAGGAAACCCAGAGCCAAAAGCCTAACTGTGGATAACAAACATGCAAGTCAGAGCAGGGGGGAGGAGAGGTGTGGACCTTTGCAAACAGAAAGGTTGGATTGTGGTTTCCGGtgtgtgctccagcctggagctggcagaagcCATGTGGCCAGTGACTaatgctggcaggagcagagcatgcAGCAGTGTGGCATcgtgggagcagggacagctctatGGGCTGAGGGGCCTCTAAGTGTTACcccagaaataaataaataaatatcctgAAGCTGTGCGTGTCACTggtgcagcccagcagagctgtctctgagcccctgctctTGCCCTGTGTCTCAGGCAAGGGCAGGGAACAGCACTTGAAAAACACAAGCCAGACACAGGGTGCTCTGAAATGAAATCCTTCTGCCTGCATATGATAAAATTTGGTTTCTAATTActtgttttgaaatgttttgtcaCAAACTTCCTTTGGAGATggagaagatggaaaaaaatgggatgaGTGCTCCCTGGCTCAACCTCACTATCCAGATCTCTGTGTAGAGCTCTCAAGGAAGAAGAGCTTCCTCAAAGAAGTCTCCTGTCCACGTGTGATGCAGCACATATCTCTGGGAGTTCCCACTGTGCTCTGAGGTTGTGATACCCTCTGTagctaaggaagaaaaaacaaatagtCTTTACCTCTGTAGAGGTGGGTCTGGATACAGTCATCTGCATCTCCTATACCCTAGAAGCCTAGGAGAGCTTGGATGTGGACTCCTGTAACCTGTCACAGGGACAGGCTCAAACAAAAGCTGTTTGGATGTGAATCCAAATCCAAATTCCCTAAGAGTTTCAGCTGCCAGTTGGCTGGGAGCCTTTAAGCTATCTCTAATTccacaaaagaaacaaacaaaaaaataaagtaaaaggtgctttaaaaataccatAAGGAGAGAAACTGCCATGgaaataaatagcaaaaataaCAATGTTAACATGTCCGGTGTCACAGCAACTCTGACATTCAAGTAGTGTGGCCGTGCCCACAGAgcttctcccagcactgctggcacggcccaagggtcagagctcAGCTGGTGCCCCATGCTCACTGAAACAACCCactcctccctggggctggaatGGATGTGAAgagaaggggagaggaaagaTGGATGCAGTCTCTGCTGATAATCAGGTCTTCGCTGTGCCCGCCTTTAGTGGGATGGAGCCACAAAGTTCTGGTGGTTGTGTCTCTTGTTCCTGCCTGAGACAGAAGGGCCACACttcagagctggaagggatATTGCTTCAGGTATTCCCCCATCCtccggggcaggggcagccgcTCCACGTCGGCCGTGCACTTGTTGATGCGCAGCCGGCACAGGTGCTGCaggctggccatgctgtccTTGCGGCCCAGCGGCCGCAGCAGCTTCAGGTGTACAgcggctgctgccagctctttctgCAGGGGAGGTAGAGGAGACGGAGGCGGGTAGGGAGCCTCGGTCTTGCTTTCCGTTGTGCAGGACAAGACGTAGTGCTGGATGAGACTGACCACGTCGGGGAAGGCCAGGATGCGAGGTTTGCTCAGGTAGTTGGAGTCCAGGCGGAACTTGCCGTCGGTGTACTCAATGCGCACATTGGTGGGCCCGCGGTTGGTCTTGACGGACAGCGTGAACAGGTAGCTGGGGTGGGTGCTGTCCCGCACCAGGAACGTGCCCTCAGGCATCTTCTGCAGATGCTGCTTGGCCTCGCTGGCAGTGATGGAACCCCAGTACCAACCTGGAAGAACATCCGAGAAAGAATTTGTTACAGAAAGAGCATATCCTAGGATTGGCACTATATTTGGGGAAGCCTTGAAGACAACCATGTTAAGGGCCTGGGAAGCAGAGCCAGAGTTGGCAACACCTTCATTAATTAAGACCAAGTTCTAAAGGTGACCTGCCTATGCTTGCCATTGCTGTGctgggtcttaggatgaggctggcggctgctgcagcagctgcagtttacagagaaaaagcaatttgCTTTTTGCAATTCCTTCTCCCAATTCAGTTACAAAAGATAAAGCAATAAATTAGTTCATGATGTATAGAGACTGCAGATACATTTGCTGTGTGCACAAGAGCCAGCCATCCACACAGGAACCAGGCTCCTGTCTGAAGTGAGATCAGGAGATTCTTCCTGGTGCTCAGATGGTGGAGTTGGGTCCCTGCACCCTTCTGACCCTGTGACTTTGCAATTGAGCCTTACCAGATTCTCGCAGGTAGGAGAAGGTTTTTGCAATGCAGAGAAGGTCTTCTTCAGGGTCCCGTGTCTGAGGTGGGTTGCTGTCTGGAACTGGAGCTGCAAGGGCAGGCACAGACTCCTCCTGGAAGGCCATAACTGGGAGAGGCTGCATGATGGGCTCTGACAATTCCTCAATGCCCCTGAGTGACACTCTCCTGATCTTTTCCTCTGCCAGCAAAGGATGAGGTCTGAAATGAAAGGCACACTGTGCTATTTCTCCTT
Proteins encoded in this window:
- the CISH gene encoding cytokine-inducible SH2-containing protein, which encodes MLFPWSGSDMILCVQGPHPLLAEEKIRRVSLRGIEELSEPIMQPLPVMAFQEESVPALAAPVPDSNPPQTRDPEEDLLCIAKTFSYLRESGWYWGSITASEAKQHLQKMPEGTFLVRDSTHPSYLFTLSVKTNRGPTNVRIEYTDGKFRLDSNYLSKPRILAFPDVVSLIQHYVLSCTTESKTEAPYPPPSPLPPLQKELAAAAVHLKLLRPLGRKDSMASLQHLCRLRINKCTADVERLPLPRRMGEYLKQYPFQL